In Lotus japonicus ecotype B-129 chromosome 5, LjGifu_v1.2, one genomic interval encodes:
- the LOC130718264 gene encoding uncharacterized protein LOC130718264 isoform X1 codes for MAGGINSIRSLIPGRDLWRVKVRVLERHDIIKKRLDTHGNVIETRQDGIGSPTSGFIRTDFSMPTKINTEAFVQTNIFDPSTKGTINLLKSCLKSNSVKRVYALSKHLTEEATFKFAKENIDITSIVAGPFFTANVPSSVKVLLSPLTGLS; via the exons ATGGCTGGTGGTATTAATTCGATCAGAAGCCTTATACCTGGACGAGATCTGTGGAGAGTGAAAGTCAGGGTTCTTGAG AGACATGATATCATCAAGAAAAGATTAGACACTCATGGCAATGTGATAGAAACAAGGCAAGATGGGATAGGCTCTCCTACG tCAGGGTTCATAAGGACTGATTTTAGCATGCCTACTAAAATAAACACTG AGGCATTTGTTCAAACAAATATATTTGACCCTTCAACCAAAGGAACGATAAACCTACTCAAGTCCTGTTTGAAATCCAATTCTGTAAAAAGG GTTTATGCACTTTCAAAGCATCTCACCGAGGAAGCAACATTTAAATTTGCAAAAGAGAACATTGATATAACAAGCATTGTTGCAGGCCCATTCTTCACTGCTAATGTGCCATCAAGTGTTAAAGTTCTACTGTCACCATTAACAG GTCTCTCTTAG
- the LOC130719745 gene encoding uncharacterized protein LOC130719745, translating to MAVYGFPEERYKARTWDLVRRAKPPHPMPWLCIGDFNDIISPADKLGGDVPDMGRLQVANQACNECDFHDVGFSGYRFTWSNMREAPNTVEERLDFALANSDWSCMWPVTKVRHFINYKSDHCPIVLTCSSRRGHRELARTKLFRFEELWLQSGDECSEVVAEAWSRTWSGDDLHGKFEAVSVALGSWGKQKFGDIPKKISDLKVRLQNLQRKPKTEGILREMREAERELDVLLEREEIWWSQRSRANWLKHGDRNTRFFHQKASQRRKWNLIEVITDSGGREVEDDAQISQVLREYFESLFTSSNPSGIEEVTSLVAVRTLLVLIPKIKEPLHAAQYRPISLCNVLFKIITKTIANRLKLILPDLISNSQSAFVPGRLITDNALIAHECFHYMKKKITGWNGMMALKLDMSKAYDRVEWNFLQAVLSSMGFPTHWVTLIMNCVSSVDFSIMLNGNPQPVFSPLRGLRQGDPLSPYLFILCGEVFSALIQRSIYVSSLHGIKIAKYAPVFSHLLFADDGIIFAKATNQEAEVVKTILTTYERASRQMINLDKSMLLVSRNVPQNRLYELKQLLGVKAVESFDRYLGLPTIFELESMISRFYWGGNVSKRGIHWSSWSKLCRSKCDGGLGFRDLHAFNMALVAKNWWRIYSHPESLFAQIFKGVYFPHGSMLKAKKGWLPSYAWSSIWSTKWTFETGARWKIGNGQMVDVRHDNWLPHGTPIIYSEDLLLDLNITYVSDLLLNSGKEWNRELVEHVFCPNTALQITSLPLSMHGGVNDSLFWPGAPDGLYSSKLGYSFIRDHEAQTTTSASMATSPLPAKLWQSFWKTTALSRCKDLAWRVFCSLLLVRDSLWRKGVNIDPSCPLCGYESETVSHLWLHCPVSKCFWFAHPLALRLDNFFTVTDFLLQFLVDADSDAVASWQTASYALWEARN from the exons ATGGCGGTCTATGGCTTTCCAGAGGAGAGGTATAAAGCTCGGACTTGGGACCTAGTCCGTCGTGCTAAGCCTCCCCATCCTATGCCTTGGCTTTGCATTGGTGACTTTAATGATATAATTTCCCCAGCTGATAAGCTTGGTGGTGATGTGCCCGATATGGGACGTTTGCAGGTTGCTAACCAGGCCTGTAATGAATGTGACTTTCATGATGTTGGTTTTTCAGGTTACAGATTCACTTGGTCGAATATGCGAGAAGCACCTAACACGGTTGAAGAACGGTTGGACTTTGCACTTGCAAACTCAGATTGGAGTTGCATGTGGCCAGTCACTAAAGTCCGCCACTTTATTAATTACAAATCTGACCATTGTCCTATTGTCTTGACTTGCTCTTCTCGCAGGGGTCATAGAGAACTGGCAAGGACCAAGCTCTTTCGTTTTGAGGAGCTTTGGCTTCAAAGCGGTGATGAGTGTTCTGAAGTGGTAGCTGAAGCCTGGAGTAGGACCTGGTCTGGTGATGACCTCCATGGTAAATTTGAGGCGGTCAGTGTAGCCCTTGGTTCTTGGGGTAAGCAGAAGTTTGGGGACATACCAAAGAAGATCTCTGATCTTAAGGTCCGTCTTCAAAACCTACAGCGGAAACCTAAGACGGAAGGGATATTGCGTGAGATGAGAGAGGCAGAGCGAGAGCTTGATGTCCTTCTTGAAAGAGAGGAGATATGGTGGAGCCAAAGATCGAGGGCAAATTGGTTAAAACATGGGGACCGTAATACTAGGTTCTTCCATCAAAAGGCATCTCAGCGACGGAAGTGGAACCTCATTGAGGTTATAACAGATAGTGGTGGTCGAGAGGTAGAGGATGATGCACAAATCTCACAGGTCCTAAGGGAGTACTTTGAGAGCCTATTTACATCCTCCAACCCATCTGGCATTGAAGAGGTGACGTCCTTGGTGGCGGTAAG AACTCTGTTGGTTTTGATTCCTAAGATCAAGGAACCTTTGCATGCGGCACAATATAGACCTATAAGTCTATGTAACGtgctttttaaaattattacaaaAACTATTGCTAATCGTCTGAAACTGATTTTACCTGATCTGATTAGCAACTCTCAGAGTGCATTTGTGCCTGGTCGTTTGATCACAGATAATGCTTTGATTGCACATGAGTGCTTTCactatatgaagaagaaaatcacAGGCTGGAATGGCATGATGGCCCTCAAACTCGATATGTCAAAAGCATATGACAGAGTTGAGTGGAATTTTTTGCAAGCAGTGTTGTCTAGTATGGGATTTCCCACGCATTGGGTGACCCTTATTATGAACTGTGTGTCTTCTGTAGACTTCTCTATTATGCTGAATGGTAACCCTCAACCGGTTTTCTCACCCTTGAGAGGTTTGCGTCAGGGTGACCCTTTATCCCCATATCTATTTATCCTTTGTGGGGAGGTCTTCTCTGCGCTTATCCAGAGGTCTATATATGTTTCTTCCTTACATGGTATTAAAATTGCGAAATATGCACCTGTTTTTTCTCACCTTCTATTTGCAGATGACGGTATCATTTTTGCTAAAGCCACTAATCAGGAGGCGGAAGTGGTGAAAACCATTTTGACCACCTATGAGCGTGCTTCCAGACAAATGATTAATCTGGACAAGTCAATGCTTTTAGTTAGCCGAAATGTGCCTCAGAACCGTCTTTATGAGCTTAAACAGTTGTTGGGAGTAAAGGCAGTGGAAAGCTTTGACAGATACTTGGGTTTACCAACTATTTTTG AGCTTGAGAGTATGATTTCCAGGTTTTATTGGGGAGGAAATGTGTCCAAGAGGGGTATTCATTGGTCTAGTTGGAGTAAGCTTTGCCGCTCCAAGTGTGATGGTGGACTTGGCTTCAGGGATCTTCATGCTTTCAATATGGCTCTTGTAGCCAAGAACTGGTGGAGGATTTATTCCCACCCTGAATCCCTGTTTGCTCAAATTTTTAAGGGAGTGTATTTCCCGCATGGGTCCATGCTCAAGGCTAAGAAAGGTTGGCTTCCGAGCTATGCTTGGTCTAGTATATGGAGTACAAAGTGGACTTTTGAAACGGGCGCTCGGTGGAAAATTGGCAATGGCCAAATGGTTGATGTCCGCCATGACAATTGGTTACCACATGGGACTCCTATTATTTATAGTGAGGATCTCTTGTTGGATTTGAATATTACTTACGTTTCTGACCTGTTGTTAAACTCAGGGAAAGAATGGAATAGAGAACTTGTTGAACATGTTTTTTGTCCTAACACTGCTTTGCAAATTACGTCCCTTCCATTGTCTATGCATGGAGGTGTGAATGACTCTCTCTTTTGGCCAGGTGCTCCTGATGGTTTATATTCTTCTAAGTTAGGTTACTCTTTTATTAGAGACCATGAGGCGCAGACTACCACGTCGGCTTCCATGGCGACGTCTCCCTTGCCTGCAAAGCTTTGGCAAAGTTTTTGGAAGACAACAGCCCTCTCGAGGTGCAAAGATCTTGCTTGGCGTGTTTTCTGTTCACTCCTTCTGGTCCGGGATTCTTTATGGCGGAAAGGTGTGAACATTGATCCATCTTGCCCTCTATGTGGCTATGAGTCGGAAACTGTAAGCCATCTTTGGTTGCACTGTCCAGTTTCTAAATGTTTTTGGTTTGCTCACCCGCTTGCTTTGCGTTTGGATAATTTTTTCACTGTTACAGATTTTCTATTACAGTTCTTGGTGGATGCTGATAGTGATGCCGTGGCGAGCTGGCAAACGGCCTCCTATGCGTTATGGGAAGCTCGTAACTAG
- the LOC130718264 gene encoding dihydroflavonol 4-reductase-like isoform X3: protein MPTKINTEAFVQTNIFDPSTKGTINLLKSCLKSNSVKRVYALSKHLTEEATFKFAKENIDITSIVAGPFFTANVPSSVKVLLSPLTGLS from the exons ATGCCTACTAAAATAAACACTG AGGCATTTGTTCAAACAAATATATTTGACCCTTCAACCAAAGGAACGATAAACCTACTCAAGTCCTGTTTGAAATCCAATTCTGTAAAAAGG GTTTATGCACTTTCAAAGCATCTCACCGAGGAAGCAACATTTAAATTTGCAAAAGAGAACATTGATATAACAAGCATTGTTGCAGGCCCATTCTTCACTGCTAATGTGCCATCAAGTGTTAAAGTTCTACTGTCACCATTAACAG GTCTCTCTTAG
- the LOC130716867 gene encoding uncharacterized protein LOC130716867, producing the protein MRCLIICYANHFRMVTHFGNIESQGTTSAKPSQNDSLGQVLGPEHCGRVRGMSFGVCPSQVFGSRIERFCGTTPSSSTASATDMQLQFEVDKLQSKVASDSQLIKEMANTIALLCQQTNVPLPASVSLVTSETIVQDVVAQFPTQGEANQSQNDEANEPNNVRG; encoded by the exons ATGAGGTGCTTGATCATTTGTTATGCAAACCATTTCCGGATGGTTACACATTTTGGTAACATTGAAAGCCAAGGCACGACCTCAGCTAAGCCATCTCAAAATGATTCTCTTGGACAAGTCTTAGGACCAGAACATTGTGGGAGAGTTCGGGGCATGTCTTTTGGAGTGTGTCCTTCCCAAGTTTTTGGGTCTAGAATTGAAAGATTTTGTGGCACTACTCCCTCCTCTTCTACTGCTAGTGCCACTGACATGCAGTTGCAATTTGAGGTTGATAAATTACAATCAAAAGTGGCATCAGATTCCCAGTTGATTAAAGAAATGGCAAACACAATCGCCCTTCTATGTCAGCAGACAAATGTGCCTTTACCTGCTTCAGTTTCCTTAGTTACAAGTGAA ACAATAGTGCAAGATGTTGTTGCCCAATTTCCAACTCAAGGAGAAGCTAATCAATCACAAAATGATGAAGCAAATGAACCAAATAATGTTCGAGGTTGA
- the LOC130718264 gene encoding uncharacterized protein LOC130718264 isoform X2, translated as MAGGINSIRSLIPGRDLWRVKVRVLERHDIIKKRLDTHGNVIETRQDGIGSPTVYALSKHLTEEATFKFAKENIDITSIVAGPFFTANVPSSVKVLLSPLTGLS; from the exons ATGGCTGGTGGTATTAATTCGATCAGAAGCCTTATACCTGGACGAGATCTGTGGAGAGTGAAAGTCAGGGTTCTTGAG AGACATGATATCATCAAGAAAAGATTAGACACTCATGGCAATGTGATAGAAACAAGGCAAGATGGGATAGGCTCTCCTACG GTTTATGCACTTTCAAAGCATCTCACCGAGGAAGCAACATTTAAATTTGCAAAAGAGAACATTGATATAACAAGCATTGTTGCAGGCCCATTCTTCACTGCTAATGTGCCATCAAGTGTTAAAGTTCTACTGTCACCATTAACAG GTCTCTCTTAG
- the LOC130716866 gene encoding auxin-responsive protein IAA16-like — MTSVVVDAERDKYSMINFEETELRLGIPGAGESGIKIGGGSGGKRGFSETDANVDLKLNLSSDLGSASSSVSSTLPPNKGKEKTAATTQANDPAKPPAKAQVVGWPPVRSFRKNIVNVQKSNNNEGAEKKVTTTTATTTAGNSAAAAAFVKVSMDGAPYLRKVDLKLYKSYQELSDALGKMFSSFTTINGSCGSQGMMKDFMNESKLIDLLNGSDYVPTYQDKDGDWMLLGDVPWEMFVESCKRLRIMKGSEAIGLAPKGSGKVQE, encoded by the exons ATGACAAGTGTGGTGGTGGATGCAGAGAGAGACAAGTATAGCATGATAAACTTTGAGGAAACTGAGCTGCGACTAGGGATTCCCGGCGCCGGTGAGTCTGGTATCAAGatcggtggtggtagtggtgggaAGAGAGGCTTCTCAGAGACTGATGCTAATGTGGATTTGAAGCTTAATCTTTCTTCTGATTTGGGCTCTGCCTCTTCCTCTGTTTCTTCAACTCTGCCTCCAAACAAAGGCAAGGAGAAAACAGCTGCAACAACACAAGCTAATGACCCGGCAAAACCACCTGCCAA GGCACAAGTTGTGGGTTGGCCACCAGTTCGATCCTTCAGGAAGAACATCGTGAATGTCCAAAAGAGCAACAACAACGAAGGCGCAGAGAAAAaggtcaccaccaccaccgccacaacCACCGCAGGCAACAgcgcagcagcagcagcatttGTGAAGGTGAGCATGGACGGTGCACCATATCTACGTAAGGTGGATCTCAAACTGTACAAAAGCTACCAAGAACTGTCAGATGCGCTGGGTAAAATGTTCAGTTCCTTCACCACCATTAATGGAAGTTGTGGGTCTCAAGGCATGATGAAGGACTTCATGAATGAGAGCAAATTGATAGACCTTTTGAACGGCTCTGATTATGTGCCCACTTATCAAGACAAGGATGGTGACTGGATGCTCCTCGGTGATGTGCCCTGGGa AATGTTCGTAGAATCTTGCAAGCGTCTCCGCATAATGAAAGGTTCTGAAGCAATTGGGCTAG CGCCCAAGGGCAGTGGAAAAGTGCAAGAGTAG